GTCAGATTATATACTTCTTTCTTGTCCAACTTGTTGTCTATAATAAACTCAACCGCTCTCGATAAGTCAAAGACACTTATCCAAGTCATATAATTATGTCCATTACCAAACATTGTCAAAAAGCCAAATTTAGCAGGCATAATCACTTTTTCAAGAACACCACCGTTACCGATAACAACCCCAAAACGCATGATTGTGTACCTAGCTAGCGGAGAATCCACTAAACATTTCTCCCAACTATCAACAACTTGCTGACCAAAAGTTAAGTTATCAAACTTTCTATCATGCTTTTCTTCATCCTGAGGAATATCAGAAAAATTATAATAGCCAATAGCACTAGCATTAATTAGCCAAATATTTTTATTACCTATTAATTCAACCAACCTAGTAGTTGGTTCTATACGACTAGATATAATCTTATTCTTAACAGAGTTACTCCAACGCTTCTGACCAATGTTATAACCACATAAATTTATGACAATATCAAAATCAGATATCTTAACCTCATCAAGTTCAGACCAAGTTAATAAATCATCATAGTATC
The genomic region above belongs to Francisella salimarina and contains:
- a CDS encoding TIGR01777 family oxidoreductase, whose product is MKILVAGGSGFVGRELSKYISPKYRLTLLTRSQKSKIGYYDDLLTWSELDEVKISDFDIVINLCGYNIGQKRWSNSVKNKIISSRIEPTTRLVELIGNKNIWLINASAIGYYNFSDIPQDEEKHDRKFDNLTFGQQVVDSWEKCLVDSPLARYTIMRFGVVIGNGGVLEKVIMPAKFGFLTMFGNGHNYMTWISVFDLSRAVEFIIDNKLDKKEVYNLTSPEASQHRHLIELLGKYLAKKRIIKIPSAMIKLMFGQMGEELLLSSQNIKPTKLQREGFEFEDPEISKALERYI